The following proteins are encoded in a genomic region of Coffea eugenioides isolate CCC68of chromosome 6, Ceug_1.0, whole genome shotgun sequence:
- the LOC113773114 gene encoding wall-associated receptor kinase-like 1 translates to MLSRMSPMSVSFLLFFLAWIITFPVSPTVGSLAKPGCSDICGNVRIPYPFGIGPGCSLNESYTIICTSSKPYLSNLNLEVLNVSLRNRTVTVSTTVTPFCSSGSQTSSISSWRSNSSDLGGTPFFYSKTYNNLAIFGCGNAVLINQNDKKILSGCTSTCEFNSPAQAIDTSSCYGVNCCETTIPFYLSKYHLNFTASRFKLGGTGNCSSVFLADRNWSPVKFLESTQSVPVVLAWTLGRNDVQAIYRCPYEMTYLELEAGGNLATFMCPTCEFGGTDPQEINPYLQEQCGPRFIVDPEPGRRNLKAALFGVFAGIGVLIFIAISFTSYKLVKRRRDKMIKEKFFKRNGGLLLQQQLSADDRVINKTRIFTAKELDKATDHFNENRVLGRGGQGTVYKGMLADGNLAAIKKSKKVDESQLGEFINEVVILSQVNHRNVVKLLGCCLETEVPILVYELIPNGTLFRLIHNENDDEFPFTWSLRLRMAAEVAGALAYLHSATSVPIYHRDIKSSNILLDEKYISKVSDFGTSRSVSIDKTHFTTMVKGTFGYLDPAYFQSSQFTEKSDVYSFGVVLVELLTRKKPVSSELEEDSHLSLATRFLITMDENRLNGILDPELQDQRTEEEVVAVAKLAQRCLNLNGKKRPTMKEVATELDSIKMSANQSTNQANYESQGFKKEGSKSVAFSDNYPSWTSTGTNCIT, encoded by the exons GCGATATTTGTGGGAATGTTCGCATTCCCTATCCATTTGGAATAGGTCCTGGTTGCTCTCTGAACGAATCATACACCATAATCTGCACTTCTTCCAAGCCATATCTAAGCAATCTCAACCTGGAGGTGCTGAACGTGTCGTTGCGAAACCGAACAGTAACCGTAAGCACGACAGTAACTCCATTTTGCAGCTCTGGAAGCCAAACAAGTTCCATCAGCAGCTGGAGATCGAACAGTTCAGATCTCGGGGGCACCCCTTTCTTCTACTCGAAAACATACAACAACTTGGCGATTTTTGGGTGCGGAAATGCTGTCCTGATTAACCAAAACGACAAGAAGATTTTATCAGGTTGCACTTCAACCTGTGAATTCAACAGTCCTGCACAAGCAATTGACACCAGTTCTTGCTATGGTGTCAATTGTTGTGAAACAACCATTCCCTTCTATCTTTCCAAATACCATCTGAACTTTACAGCTTCACGATTCAAGCTTGGAGGAACTGGAAACTGCTCTTCGGTGTTCTTGGCAGACCGAAACTGGTCACCggtgaaatttttggaatcCACGCAATCAGTTCCGGTTGTTTTGGCTTGGACTCTGGGAAGAAATGATGTCCAGGCCATTTATCGCTGCCCGTATGAGATGACCTATCTAGAGCTGGAGGCTGGTGGAAATCTTGCAACTTTTATGTGTCCAACCTGCGAATTTGGCGGAACTGACCCTCAAGAGATCAACCCCTATCTACAAGAACAATGTGGCCCAA GATTCATTGTGGACCCGGAGCCGGGGAGGAGAAACTTGAAAGCGGCTCTTTTCG GTGTTTTCGCTGGCATAGGCGTCTTAATTTTCATAGCTATCAGTTTTACCTCGTACAAACTAGTAAAAAGGAGGAGGGacaaaatgatcaaagaaaaatttttcaaaagaaatgGTGGACTTTTATTACAGCAGCAGCTATCTGCTGATGATAGGGTTATCAACAAAACAAGGATTTTCACTGCTAAAGAATTGGACAAGGCCACTGATCACTTCAATGAAAATCGAGTGCTCGGTCGAGGAGGGCAAGGTACAGTCTACAAAGGGATGCTAGCAGATGGAAATCTTGCAGCAATAAAGAAGTCTAAGAAGGTTGATGAAAGCCAATTGGGGGAATTTATTAACGAGGTTGTCATTCTGTCACAAGTCAATCATAGGAATGTGGTGAAATTACTAGGTTGTTGTTTGGAGACAGAAGTTCCTATACTGGTGTATGAATTAATCCCGAATGGAACCCTCTTCAGACTCATTCACAATGAGAATGATGATGAGTTCCCCTTCACTTGGAGCTTGAGATTAAGAATGGCAGCAGAAGTAGCAGGGGCATTGGCTTATCTACACTCCGCCACTTCTGTTCCTATTTATCACAGGGATATCAAGTCCAGCAACATACTTTTGGACGAAAAGTACATATCCAAAGTGTCTGATTTTGGAACTTCGAGGTCTGTTTCGATTGATAAAACTCACTTTACTACTATGGTGAAAGGGACTTTTGGCTATTTGGATCCCGCGTACTTTCAATCAAGCCAGTTTACGGAGAAAAGTGATGTTTACAGCTTTGGGGTTGTTCTGGTCGAACTCTTGACAAGAAAAAAGCCGGTATCATCAGAATTAGAAGAAGATAGTCACTTGAGCTTGGCAACAAGGTTTTTGATAACAATGGATGAAAATCGTCTCAACGGCATTCTCGATCCTGAACTTCAAGATCAGAGGACTGAAGAAGAAGTTGTTGCTGTTGCTAAACTTGCTCAAAGATGCCTTAACTTGAATGGGAAGAAAAGGCCCACTATGAAGGAAGTAGCCACTGAGTTAGACAGCATCAAAATGTCAGCAAATCAGTCAACTAATCAAGCAAATTATGAAAGCCAAGGATTCAAGAAGGAAGGCTCTAAATCAGTTGCATTTTCTGATAATTATCCTTCGTGGACAAGTACAGGAACCAATTGCATCACCTGA